A single genomic interval of Antarcticibacterium arcticum harbors:
- a CDS encoding glycosyltransferase family 4 protein: MGKTVLYIGNKLSTSKNNPTTHSSLEEGLKGEGFKVISASALKNKFLRLSHMLQVFFANYRRADYILIDVYSTQNFWYAVLLGRLSHSFSKKYIPILHGGDLKNRFRQTPGATSKLLGNAHRIISPSVYLKTEVENLGFSHVQYIPNPLRLNKYQFKKRENFEPKLLWVRAFDEIYNPLLALKTFRLLLKIYPEAELCMVGPYKDGSLAAATKYVKKHSLPVKFTGKLKKKEWLKLSAVYDIFINSSSIDNTPVSVIEAMALGLPVISTNVGGIPFLIEDGRTGLLVAPNDPEAMAKKILSLVEDPEKGRFLAENGRAKTAEFDWEIIKIEWSKVLT; encoded by the coding sequence ATGGGTAAAACTGTTTTATATATAGGCAACAAACTCTCCACTTCCAAAAACAACCCCACCACCCACAGCAGCCTGGAGGAGGGATTAAAAGGGGAGGGGTTTAAGGTGATCTCGGCTTCGGCCCTAAAAAATAAGTTCCTGCGCCTGTCCCATATGCTGCAGGTATTTTTTGCCAATTACCGCAGGGCAGACTATATCCTAATTGATGTTTATAGCACCCAGAATTTCTGGTATGCCGTTTTACTTGGCCGGCTTTCGCATTCTTTTTCTAAAAAATATATCCCCATCCTGCACGGGGGAGACCTTAAGAACCGCTTCCGGCAAACGCCGGGTGCCACCTCAAAACTTTTGGGGAATGCCCATCGTATCATTTCCCCTTCGGTCTACCTGAAAACGGAAGTTGAAAATCTGGGCTTTTCGCACGTTCAATATATTCCAAATCCCCTTCGGCTAAATAAATACCAATTTAAAAAAAGGGAGAACTTTGAACCCAAACTTCTATGGGTACGGGCCTTTGACGAGATCTATAATCCGCTGCTGGCCTTAAAAACCTTTCGGCTTCTGCTGAAAATTTATCCTGAAGCCGAATTGTGTATGGTAGGCCCCTATAAGGACGGAAGTCTTGCTGCAGCCACAAAATATGTAAAAAAGCACAGCCTTCCCGTAAAGTTCACGGGAAAACTGAAGAAGAAGGAATGGCTGAAACTTTCGGCAGTCTATGATATCTTTATTAATTCCAGCAGTATTGACAACACCCCGGTGAGCGTTATTGAAGCTATGGCCCTGGGACTGCCCGTCATTTCTACCAATGTTGGTGGCATCCCGTTTTTGATCGAGGATGGCCGCACGGGATTGCTGGTTGCCCCCAATGACCCGGAAGCTATGGCCAAAAAGATCCTTTCCCTGGTGGAAGACCCCGAAAAAGGCCGGTTTCTTGCTGAAAACGGGAGAGCGAAAACCGCCGAATTTGACTGGGAAATTATAAAAATTGAATGGAGTAAAGTTCTCACCTGA
- a CDS encoding exopolysaccharide biosynthesis polyprenyl glycosylphosphotransferase, with translation MSQKSLVHFDISERKVLLRLMDNIAVLLTLSLVGIIFHFDYFRITDYYWVWTLMLLIYLNIFSTIFELYDLQQAGKFEVVLKNVILTASLTLLFFILTPYYTPSLPDNRIQILFFFFAITGSLLLWRFAYVTLITSARFYKKVLLIGDAAELDLMITALQKSDPNYVVVGFINTGNAEVLPVSRGLLHFENKPLAEIIKEEHLNEIVVADSTTRTKAGNIPILEELNNLLIEGFPIKDYTQVYEDITYRVPVQHIGKDFYKFFLFSRSNQNKLYRFFHRMFDIFASLTGLFICGLLIPFVWLGNLAGNRGCLFYRQERIGKNAIPFVIVKFRTMPNNSELNGPQWTNRNDTRIPWFGRFLRRTRIDEFPQFYNIIRGEMSVIGPRPERPKFVKELSEMMPFYKTRHIVKPGLTGWAQVKANYGSSHDDSLEKLQYDLYYIKHRGLFLDLNILLKTFSTVIFFRGQ, from the coding sequence ATGTCTCAAAAGTCGTTGGTCCACTTTGATATTTCTGAAAGAAAGGTGCTGCTGCGCCTCATGGATAATATTGCGGTGCTCTTAACGCTTAGTCTTGTGGGAATTATCTTTCATTTTGACTATTTCCGCATTACAGATTATTATTGGGTGTGGACCCTGATGTTGCTTATTTATCTCAATATTTTTTCCACCATTTTTGAGTTATATGACCTGCAGCAGGCCGGGAAATTTGAGGTTGTGCTTAAAAACGTTATTCTAACCGCCTCCCTTACCCTGCTTTTTTTTATCCTTACCCCGTATTATACCCCCAGCCTCCCCGACAACCGGATACAGATCCTGTTCTTTTTCTTTGCCATTACAGGCTCTTTGCTGTTATGGCGGTTTGCATATGTAACCCTTATCACTTCTGCCCGATTCTACAAAAAGGTGTTGCTCATTGGAGATGCGGCCGAGCTGGACCTGATGATCACGGCACTACAAAAGAGCGACCCCAATTATGTGGTGGTGGGATTTATTAATACCGGAAACGCTGAAGTTCTTCCCGTATCCAGGGGTTTATTACACTTTGAAAATAAACCTCTTGCTGAAATTATCAAGGAAGAACACCTCAATGAAATCGTGGTGGCCGATTCTACCACCCGCACCAAAGCGGGGAATATTCCCATTCTGGAAGAGTTAAACAACCTTCTTATTGAGGGTTTTCCCATTAAGGATTACACCCAGGTATATGAGGATATTACCTACAGGGTGCCGGTGCAGCATATAGGGAAGGATTTTTATAAGTTCTTTCTTTTCAGCCGCAGTAATCAGAATAAATTATATCGCTTTTTTCACCGCATGTTTGATATTTTTGCCTCCCTTACAGGGCTCTTCATTTGTGGGTTGCTTATTCCCTTTGTATGGCTTGGAAACCTGGCGGGAAATCGCGGTTGCCTGTTTTACAGGCAGGAACGCATTGGAAAGAATGCCATTCCGTTTGTGATCGTGAAGTTTCGCACCATGCCCAACAATTCTGAACTTAACGGCCCGCAGTGGACTAATCGCAATGACACCAGGATCCCCTGGTTTGGCCGCTTCCTTCGCAGAACCCGGATAGACGAATTTCCGCAGTTCTACAATATTATTCGCGGGGAGATGAGTGTTATTGGTCCGCGGCCGGAACGGCCCAAGTTTGTGAAGGAGCTTTCAGAAATGATGCCTTTCTACAAGACCCGCCACATTGTAAAACCGGGCCTCACCGGCTGGGCACAGGTAAAAGCCAATTACGGCTCGAGCCACGATGACAGCCTGGAAAAACTCCAGTATGACCTTTACTACATTAAACACCGGGGCCTCTTCCTGGATCTCAATATTTTGCTGAAAACCTTTAGCACGGTTATTTTCTTTAGGGGGCAATAG
- a CDS encoding glycosyltransferase → MRVLQLIDSLRPGGAEKMAVNIANALVPHVEGSFLCCTRQEGMLKDELKPEVGYLYLNKKSSLDPNAILKLRKYIRKNKIVIVHAHSTSFFLAGLLKLSGCKFKLIWHDHYGENENQEAREYKVLKRFSVLFAGIISVNTSLKEWANKNLDCKKVIEIKNFIPEPDPTPTAKITLRGNADDFKIICVANIRPQKDHLNLLRAFEMLKPALGITLHLVGEDPGTAYSKSVFKVIENSPLKEKIFYYGTQQKIISLLEQADLGVLSSRSEGLPLALLEYGMAGLPVICTSVGKCKNIISNRGLVIPSKDSSALAIGIRIYTEDNNLCKKNGLLLQNYVSNNYSAEIVITQVIQMYKFV, encoded by the coding sequence ATGAGAGTACTGCAACTAATAGACAGTTTAAGGCCGGGCGGGGCAGAGAAGATGGCAGTGAATATTGCCAATGCTTTGGTGCCGCACGTGGAGGGATCTTTTTTGTGTTGTACGAGGCAGGAGGGGATGTTAAAGGATGAGTTGAAGCCGGAAGTGGGATATCTATACTTGAATAAGAAATCCAGTCTGGATCCTAATGCAATTTTGAAGCTTAGAAAATATATCAGGAAAAATAAAATTGTTATTGTCCACGCCCACAGCACTTCCTTTTTCCTGGCAGGACTCCTGAAATTATCGGGATGCAAATTCAAACTTATCTGGCATGACCATTACGGTGAAAACGAAAATCAGGAAGCAAGGGAATATAAGGTTTTAAAAAGGTTTTCAGTATTATTCGCAGGGATCATTTCTGTGAATACAAGTCTGAAAGAATGGGCAAATAAAAACCTGGATTGTAAGAAGGTTATTGAGATCAAGAATTTTATTCCTGAACCTGATCCAACGCCTACCGCTAAAATTACCCTAAGGGGAAATGCTGATGATTTTAAGATCATTTGTGTAGCGAATATCAGGCCTCAAAAAGACCATTTAAATTTGCTTAGAGCCTTTGAGATGCTGAAGCCGGCTCTTGGGATAACTTTGCATCTTGTTGGGGAAGATCCCGGGACTGCATATTCCAAATCTGTTTTTAAAGTAATTGAAAATTCACCCTTGAAAGAAAAAATCTTTTATTATGGAACTCAACAGAAAATAATATCTTTATTGGAACAAGCTGATCTTGGTGTATTATCTTCACGTTCTGAGGGCTTACCCTTAGCTCTACTTGAATATGGTATGGCCGGTTTACCGGTTATTTGCACAAGCGTGGGAAAATGTAAAAATATAATATCAAACCGAGGATTAGTTATCCCTTCAAAAGATTCTTCTGCATTAGCAATCGGAATAAGAATATATACGGAAGATAATAACCTGTGCAAAAAAAACGGTCTCTTATTGCAAAATTATGTGAGTAATAATTATTCGGCAGAAATTGTTATAACTCAGGTAATCCAGATGTATAAATTTGTTTAA
- a CDS encoding four helix bundle protein has product MKSYKDLDIYNLAFDYAIEVHKLSLKLPKFELYEQGSQVRRSSKGIKDAIVEGYGRRAYKKDFLKFLVYAHASLLECISQLEMIGELYEIEGVVELISKYNLLGGKIFAFIQYVEKNWKT; this is encoded by the coding sequence ATGAAAAGCTATAAGGACCTTGACATCTATAATCTGGCTTTTGATTATGCTATTGAAGTGCATAAATTATCCCTAAAGCTTCCTAAATTCGAGTTATATGAACAGGGTAGTCAGGTAAGAAGATCTTCCAAGGGTATAAAAGATGCAATTGTTGAAGGATATGGAAGAAGAGCTTACAAGAAAGATTTTTTAAAATTTCTGGTCTATGCACACGCTTCACTATTAGAGTGTATTTCCCAACTGGAAATGATCGGCGAATTATATGAAATTGAAGGTGTGGTGGAATTAATAAGTAAATATAATTTACTGGGAGGTAAGATTTTTGCATTTATTCAATATGTTGAAAAAAATTGGAAGACCTAA
- a CDS encoding glycosyltransferase: MIPEVKVERGKWKEDSQDGLGGVESGLLDTFQKNRQFECLPDSPEGERGNVSRTGFSETPAYRQGRLEVTSGKNESQYMLEETVQKIIELLKDPEEMRRMSMEAQEWSQQYTLEKFENAIKEILKSDKVSNNKSSSSFGRGGVEG; encoded by the coding sequence TTGATTCCGGAGGTAAAAGTGGAAAGAGGAAAGTGGAAAGAGGATAGTCAGGACGGGTTAGGAGGAGTGGAAAGTGGACTTCTCGATACATTTCAGAAAAACCGTCAGTTTGAGTGTTTACCCGATTCTCCGGAAGGAGAACGGGGAAATGTATCGAGAACCGGGTTTTCTGAAACACCTGCCTACCGGCAAGGCAGGCTCGAAGTGACGTCTGGTAAAAATGAGAGTCAGTACATGTTAGAAGAAACGGTCCAAAAGATAATTGAACTTCTTAAAGATCCGGAAGAGATGAGGCGTATGTCAATGGAAGCGCAGGAGTGGTCACAACAATATACCTTAGAAAAGTTTGAAAATGCAATAAAAGAAATTTTAAAGAGCGATAAGGTTTCGAATAATAAAAGTTCCTCTTCCTTCGGGAGAGGCGGGGTAGAGGGATGA
- a CDS encoding CDP-alcohol phosphatidyltransferase family protein, whose product MAIKRHVPNLITILNLLCGVIAVIFAVQGNLIMAGLFVALGIFFDYFDGLAARALNVKSELGLQLDSLADMVTSGVVPGIVMFQLLVRALPGNGAPAQEWQASGNWFQWDFPALALIGLLIAAASGYRLAKFNIDDRQTDSFIGLPTPANALLILSLPLILAFQPHPWAVSLILNEWFLIGLTFLSCYMLNAEIPLFALKFSDWSFQKNKLRYIFIAYSLLLIILLQFIAIPVIIVSYVVVSLVFPGNKGVIE is encoded by the coding sequence ATGGCTATAAAAAGACACGTCCCGAATTTAATAACTATTCTTAACCTTTTATGCGGCGTGATAGCCGTGATATTTGCGGTACAGGGGAATTTGATCATGGCCGGACTCTTTGTAGCCCTGGGAATTTTCTTCGATTATTTTGACGGACTTGCAGCCCGTGCGCTCAATGTTAAAAGCGAACTGGGACTGCAACTGGATTCCCTTGCCGATATGGTGACCAGCGGAGTGGTGCCGGGTATCGTAATGTTCCAGCTCCTGGTAAGAGCGTTGCCCGGGAATGGCGCGCCTGCACAGGAATGGCAGGCTTCCGGCAACTGGTTTCAATGGGATTTCCCTGCTTTGGCACTTATAGGTTTACTCATTGCAGCCGCCTCGGGTTACCGACTGGCAAAGTTCAATATTGATGACCGCCAAACCGATTCCTTCATAGGCCTTCCCACCCCCGCAAATGCCCTGCTTATTTTAAGTCTGCCGCTAATACTGGCATTTCAGCCTCACCCATGGGCGGTTTCACTTATTCTTAATGAATGGTTTTTAATTGGCCTTACCTTTCTCAGTTGTTATATGCTCAACGCCGAGATCCCGCTCTTCGCCCTTAAATTTTCCGACTGGTCTTTTCAGAAGAATAAACTCCGTTATATTTTTATCGCCTATAGCCTGCTTTTAATAATTCTCCTGCAGTTTATAGCTATTCCGGTTATAATTGTGAGTTATGTGGTGGTTTCTCTGGTATTTCCGGGGAATAAAGGGGTGATTGAATAA
- a CDS encoding endonuclease domain-containing protein yields the protein MKRYNPYHDNSMYKGAPPENFAKAEILRKNMTEPEKLLWNRLKNNSWGYKFRRQHPLHIFIVDFYCHSLKLVIEVDGGYHESPAQKLKDKERSEIIEFQDLTILRFSNEEVINRIEKVLVAIEEIINSYPRP from the coding sequence GTGAAAAGATATAATCCATATCACGATAACAGCATGTATAAAGGTGCTCCGCCTGAGAATTTTGCAAAGGCTGAGATCTTGAGAAAGAATATGACTGAACCGGAAAAACTTCTTTGGAATAGATTAAAAAATAATAGCTGGGGTTATAAATTTAGGCGTCAACACCCTTTACATATTTTTATCGTGGATTTTTATTGCCACAGCCTTAAATTAGTTATTGAGGTAGATGGAGGTTATCATGAAAGCCCGGCTCAAAAATTGAAAGATAAAGAACGAAGTGAAATAATAGAGTTTCAAGATCTGACGATATTAAGATTTTCAAATGAGGAAGTAATAAATAGGATAGAAAAAGTTTTAGTGGCAATAGAAGAAATAATTAATTCCTATCCCCGGCCCTAA
- the lptB gene encoding LPS export ABC transporter ATP-binding protein produces the protein MKLFAENLVKAYKGKEVVKGISVEVNQGEIVGLLGPNGAGKTTSFYMIVGLIKPNGGKIFLDNQDITKFPMYKRAQYGIGYLAQEASVFRKLSIEDNIMSVLELTKLSKKERIHKMESLIEEFGLGHIRKNRGDLLSGGERRRTEIARALATNPHFILLDEPFAGVDPVAVEDIQRIVAQLKNKNIGILITDHNVQETLAITDRTYLMFEGNILKHGVPEELAADEMVRKVYLGKNFELRKKKIFE, from the coding sequence ATGAAACTATTCGCAGAAAATTTAGTAAAGGCCTACAAGGGCAAGGAAGTGGTAAAAGGGATATCGGTAGAGGTGAATCAAGGGGAGATCGTTGGTTTGCTGGGGCCGAACGGAGCCGGGAAAACCACTTCTTTTTATATGATCGTGGGGCTTATAAAGCCCAATGGCGGGAAGATCTTTTTAGACAATCAGGATATTACAAAATTCCCAATGTATAAGCGCGCGCAATACGGTATTGGATACTTGGCGCAGGAGGCATCGGTTTTTAGAAAATTAAGCATAGAAGATAATATTATGAGTGTGCTGGAGCTCACAAAACTCAGCAAAAAAGAGCGGATCCATAAAATGGAGTCCCTTATTGAAGAGTTTGGCCTTGGCCATATCCGCAAGAACCGTGGAGACCTTTTAAGCGGGGGGGAACGCCGCCGAACCGAGATAGCTCGTGCTCTGGCAACCAATCCGCATTTCATCCTTCTCGATGAACCTTTTGCAGGTGTAGATCCCGTCGCTGTAGAAGATATTCAGCGTATTGTAGCCCAGTTAAAAAACAAGAACATCGGAATTCTTATCACAGATCATAACGTACAGGAAACCCTTGCAATTACAGACAGGACCTACCTTATGTTTGAAGGAAATATCCTGAAACACGGTGTGCCCGAAGAACTCGCTGCCGATGAAATGGTGCGTAAGGTCTATCTGGGAAAGAACTTCGAATTAAGGAAGAAAAAGATATTTGAGTAA
- the lnt gene encoding apolipoprotein N-acyltransferase, with the protein MKNLLYAILSGFLLALAWPTYGFPLLIFFAFVPVLYAEFNLRNFSTKHTGLKILGHAYLTFFIWNLITTYWLYYSTLFGAAFAILVNSLLMALVFLLYHIVAKRTNFKGAAAFLISIWIVFEKLHLNWEFSWPWLNLGNVFAVSHNWVQWYEYTGAFGGTLWILLVNIAVYKSVVLYREYHDKAILWRGLIKAGVFIAVPIAISYVLLSYYSESTKTLEAVILQPNIDPYSEKYRVSDTSIGELLMELSAENVTENTAILVAPETVFASGTVLPGFQRSEAAFAGRQIVDRYPGINFLSGISFYDRFSDPGRVAKQTNQLGPSDWYNDYNSAFMMNGESLPQLYHKSKLVVGVENFPYQSILKPILGDIMIDLGGTVAMKTTQEERSVFELNNNSSTAPIICYESVYGEYVTGYVRNGANFLTIITNDAWWSDTQGHKQHLNYAKLRAIETRRSIVRSANTGISAFINEKGDILQTLGYEEQGSIRGEITLNDTQTFYVKHGDYIARIAHFLALFLFLFAVVPFKKIVKR; encoded by the coding sequence ATGAAAAACCTCCTTTACGCAATCCTTAGCGGATTCCTTCTGGCACTGGCCTGGCCAACATACGGGTTTCCGTTGCTTATTTTTTTCGCATTTGTACCCGTGTTGTATGCTGAATTTAATCTGCGGAATTTCAGCACCAAACATACCGGTCTTAAAATTCTGGGACACGCGTACCTCACTTTTTTCATCTGGAACCTCATCACCACCTACTGGCTCTACTACTCTACCCTCTTTGGGGCGGCATTTGCCATTTTGGTGAATTCGCTTTTAATGGCGCTGGTTTTTCTTTTGTATCACATCGTTGCAAAACGCACCAATTTTAAGGGAGCAGCCGCATTTTTGATAAGCATCTGGATCGTGTTTGAAAAACTGCACCTAAACTGGGAATTTTCCTGGCCCTGGCTTAATCTGGGAAATGTTTTTGCCGTGAGCCACAACTGGGTGCAGTGGTATGAATATACCGGGGCTTTCGGCGGCACGCTGTGGATACTGTTGGTAAATATCGCCGTGTATAAATCGGTTGTGCTGTATCGGGAATACCACGATAAAGCCATTCTCTGGCGCGGACTCATAAAAGCGGGTGTTTTCATTGCTGTTCCAATTGCAATCTCATATGTGCTGCTTAGTTATTATTCTGAAAGTACCAAAACCCTGGAAGCGGTAATTCTGCAACCCAATATTGACCCATATTCTGAAAAATACAGGGTTAGCGATACCAGTATCGGCGAATTACTGATGGAATTAAGTGCTGAAAATGTTACTGAAAATACCGCCATTCTCGTAGCCCCCGAAACTGTTTTTGCCAGTGGTACCGTCCTGCCCGGTTTCCAAAGATCAGAAGCGGCATTTGCCGGAAGGCAGATCGTTGACCGTTACCCCGGAATTAATTTCCTGAGCGGGATCTCATTTTATGACCGTTTCAGCGACCCCGGGAGAGTAGCAAAACAAACCAATCAGTTAGGACCTTCAGACTGGTATAATGATTACAATTCGGCATTTATGATGAACGGGGAGAGCCTTCCGCAGCTATATCACAAATCAAAGCTGGTGGTGGGCGTAGAGAATTTCCCATATCAAAGCATTTTAAAACCCATTCTGGGCGATATCATGATAGATCTTGGCGGGACGGTAGCAATGAAAACCACGCAGGAAGAAAGATCCGTCTTTGAGCTCAATAACAATTCTTCAACCGCACCCATCATTTGTTATGAATCGGTTTACGGGGAATATGTAACCGGATATGTTAGAAATGGCGCCAATTTCTTAACCATCATCACCAATGATGCCTGGTGGAGTGATACGCAGGGCCATAAACAGCACCTCAATTACGCCAAACTGCGCGCTATTGAAACCCGAAGGTCTATTGTGCGAAGCGCCAACACGGGGATCTCGGCTTTTATCAATGAAAAAGGAGACATATTGCAAACCCTGGGATATGAAGAACAAGGCAGCATTCGTGGCGAAATCACTTTAAACGATACCCAAACCTTTTATGTAAAACACGGCGATTACATCGCCCGAATCGCTCATTTCCTTGCTCTCTTCCTTTTTCTGTTTGCGGTGGTACCGTTTAAGAAGATTGTGAAAAGGTAG
- a CDS encoding glycosyltransferase family 4 protein: MRKRILYIGNDLAIDSFTATYISFFSKVLKKEGYRVRKASNKNNKALRLIEMLGLIAKHHEKTDVVIIDTYGAMNFYYAYLVAKACQIYKLDYIPILHGGNLPERLSDNRFLSKSLFGKAKMNVAPSLFLYNIFKEAGFDNIQIIPNSIELKKYPFKDRQVFQPKLLWVRRFQGRYNPMLAVKVLEELLPEYPQAELCMVGPEKDGTMQKCRAYAAKHNLPVKFPGKLKKREWAGLSVDYDIFLNTTNIDNTPISVIESMALGLPVVSTNVGGMHFLIEDNKDGLLVPAKDAEAMTAAVKQLLEDPAKAKEIALQAHKKVENFDWEVVKEKWNQLLE, translated from the coding sequence ATGAGAAAAAGGATCCTGTATATAGGAAACGACTTAGCAATTGACAGCTTTACGGCTACCTATATTTCCTTTTTCAGCAAGGTGCTTAAAAAGGAGGGGTACCGTGTGCGCAAAGCTTCCAACAAGAATAACAAAGCCCTGCGGCTTATTGAAATGCTGGGCCTTATTGCCAAACATCATGAAAAGACAGATGTGGTGATCATTGACACCTATGGTGCGATGAACTTCTACTACGCCTACCTGGTGGCAAAGGCCTGCCAGATCTATAAGCTGGATTATATCCCTATCCTGCACGGCGGGAACCTGCCGGAAAGGTTGAGCGATAACCGCTTCCTGAGCAAAAGCCTTTTTGGAAAAGCGAAAATGAACGTGGCCCCTTCTTTATTCCTTTACAACATCTTTAAAGAAGCCGGCTTTGACAATATCCAGATCATTCCCAACTCCATTGAGCTTAAAAAATACCCATTTAAGGACCGGCAGGTTTTTCAGCCAAAACTACTGTGGGTGCGCAGGTTCCAGGGCAGGTATAACCCCATGCTAGCGGTAAAAGTGCTGGAAGAGTTATTACCTGAATATCCGCAGGCTGAGCTGTGTATGGTAGGCCCCGAAAAGGATGGTACTATGCAAAAATGCCGCGCCTACGCCGCCAAACACAACCTACCCGTGAAATTCCCCGGTAAACTTAAAAAAAGGGAATGGGCCGGGCTCTCTGTAGATTATGACATTTTCCTGAATACCACCAATATTGACAATACCCCAATAAGCGTGATTGAATCTATGGCACTTGGATTGCCCGTGGTTTCTACCAACGTGGGCGGGATGCATTTTTTAATTGAAGATAATAAGGATGGGCTCCTGGTGCCTGCAAAAGATGCAGAGGCAATGACCGCAGCGGTGAAACAACTGCTGGAGGACCCGGCGAAGGCAAAGGAGATAGCCCTGCAGGCTCATAAAAAGGTGGAAAATTTTGATTGGGAGGTGGTGAAAGAAAAGTGGAACCAATTACTGGAGTAA
- a CDS encoding O-antigen ligase family protein, whose product MAAAYIAGAEVFFRMNGSMVFYETGKYAVIFFLIIGMFFKGTSTKTVPYWIYLLILIPGIIVASFTLDYDVVFRKAIAFNLSGPVSLGVSALYCYYKKITAVQFNYILMMLLMPLITTMAYLYFYTPSIGEVLMSGTNSNYAASGGYGPNQISTIMGLGAFILCTRLFVIKDSAINVVDFVLMGLMGYRAIVTFSRGGVITAIICILVFLLFYYIKQSRQERKKLFVKFTLLFAAICFIWIYTATKTQGLITYRYTNKNAAGQLETDITTGRAELIVTELQGFYNNPVMGIGVGKGKKFRSEEAGRDTASHNEISRLLSEHGLLGIVAVLILIFVPIIFWAKFKNNYYFLAFVAFWFLTVNHSAMRIALPGLVYGLALLYIVDEKKDPVYRKRLSN is encoded by the coding sequence ATGGCAGCAGCTTATATTGCCGGGGCAGAAGTTTTTTTTAGAATGAATGGGAGTATGGTTTTTTACGAAACCGGGAAATATGCCGTTATATTTTTTTTAATTATTGGAATGTTTTTCAAAGGCACATCTACTAAAACAGTGCCCTATTGGATTTATTTGCTGATTCTTATTCCGGGAATTATTGTGGCCTCTTTTACCCTGGATTATGATGTGGTGTTTCGAAAAGCAATAGCATTCAATCTAAGTGGTCCTGTAAGTCTGGGTGTGTCTGCACTTTATTGTTATTATAAGAAAATAACAGCGGTTCAATTCAATTATATTCTGATGATGTTGTTGATGCCGCTTATAACCACAATGGCTTATCTCTATTTTTATACCCCTAGTATAGGTGAAGTCTTAATGTCGGGTACAAATTCAAATTATGCCGCTTCCGGTGGTTATGGTCCTAACCAAATTTCAACAATTATGGGTTTAGGAGCATTCATTCTCTGCACACGTTTATTTGTAATTAAAGATTCTGCAATTAATGTGGTTGATTTTGTCTTGATGGGTCTAATGGGGTATCGAGCCATTGTAACATTCTCCAGAGGGGGGGTAATAACCGCTATAATTTGCATTCTTGTTTTTCTTCTATTTTATTATATTAAGCAATCCCGCCAAGAAAGAAAGAAATTGTTTGTAAAGTTCACTTTATTATTTGCTGCCATTTGTTTCATATGGATATATACAGCAACAAAGACTCAAGGTTTAATTACATATCGTTATACCAACAAAAATGCTGCCGGGCAATTGGAAACAGATATAACTACCGGGAGAGCGGAACTTATAGTAACGGAACTTCAAGGGTTCTATAACAATCCCGTAATGGGTATTGGGGTTGGTAAAGGTAAAAAGTTTAGAAGTGAGGAGGCCGGTCGGGATACCGCTTCTCATAATGAAATTAGTCGTCTTTTATCTGAACACGGATTATTGGGTATAGTAGCAGTTCTTATTCTTATATTTGTCCCTATTATCTTTTGGGCAAAATTTAAAAACAACTATTATTTCCTGGCTTTTGTGGCGTTCTGGTTTTTGACCGTTAACCACTCTGCCATGAGAATTGCATTGCCGGGTTTAGTTTATGGGCTTGCTTTATTATATATCGTAGATGAGAAAAAGGATCCTGTATATAGGAAACGACTTAGCAATTGA